In Alteromonas macleodii, the sequence GTTATGAACGTAGTAATTACCGGTGGCAATAGAGGCATAGGCCTTGCGCTTACCAAGCAATATAAAGCACGTGGCGCAAAGGTTTATGCCACATGTCGTAATAGCTGTGATGAGTTAAACAGTGCAGGTGTGACAATTATCAAAGGTGTGGATGTATCTCAGCCTGAGACATTGGCTGAAAAACTTGCTCCTTTAATGGATATCAACATTGATTTGCTCATCAATAATGCTGGTGTACTTGGACGTGAAAGTCTTGATGACTGGGACCCAAACACTATCGACTACCAGTTTCGCGTTAATGCTATGGGCCCACTTCTTGTTACGCAAACACTGCTGCCTGCAATGGCGCAGGACAGTAAAATTGCGTTAATCACCAGTCGCATGGGGTCAATGGCTGACAATGGTTCAGGCGGTTATTACGGCTATCGAATGTCTAAAGCTGCGCTAAATGCAGCGGGTGTTTCTATGGCCAATGACTTAAAGGCTCAAGGAATTGCCGTAGGTATCTTCCACCCTGGATTCGTGCAGACTGAAATGGTAAATGGGGCAGGGGATATCGACGCTGATACGTGCGCCGAACGTTTGTCGCAAAGAATAGATGAGCTAAATGTATCTAACGCCGGTCGCTTTATCCATTCAAATGGTGAAGTATTGCCTTGGTAAGCTCATTGCTAGCTTCCCACGAACTTAAACGTAAACGAATTAAAATAAAAGAGTGCTTATAACTAAGCGCTCTTTTATCTTTGCCTTTAATTTTTCTATTTTACCTTTCAACTACGTTTTCGTATTGAGTCGTAGATTGCTACCGCGTTAAATTATATGTGTTAATAATCTGTTCAATAGACCCGTCCTTCAAACGAGCGCTAAGGGCATCATTAAACTCTGGGAATAGCGACGCACATTTTGATTTGGCAGAGATAGCAAAATGCACATTGTTTGATGATATAGCCGACTGACTTAATTGCATGCCATCGTTCTCTGGTGCGTTCAAGTGGCTTAGTGCTGCGCTTTGTGGTGAAACTGCGTAATCAGCACGATGACGACGTATCATTTCATACATCTTGTCGTGATCTTTAACTTCGATAATTTTCAAGTTTGACCTAATGCTATCAAACTTTTCACCTAAGCTTATACCTCGTGGCATTACACCAATATATTGCGTTAGTGCGTTAAGCGAAATTTCAGTACCTCGTGTTTGCACCAATGAGGGCGAGAGCACAAGGTATACCTCATCTGTTGCGAATGATGCGGTGATAAGCCACTTTCGACTTCGGGCTTCGTTCCAATAGTTTCCCGCCAGAATATCAAGTTCACCCGCGTCGAGTTTAGATTCAATGCGTTTCCATGGTAATCCGGTTTCTATTTTTAGTGTGACGCCCAAATCCTGCGATAATAGCGTTAAAACGTCAAACGCTATCCCCGTGGCTTTTAATTTTCCATCAAACTCGTTAAAGGCATAAGGAAACCACTGCTGTGCTCCCGCGGTTCGTAAAGCTTTACACTCTGTGTTGGCAAGTGCACTAGGACTGAACACACTAGTCAAAATGAGTAATATCCTAAACGACAAGATGTAGTGAGATAAATGTTTCGATTTGGAGTAGGGGAACGTTGCCATATTTTATTTACGTACCACAGAAGATGGCGTTGATTGTGTTACTTATTTAATTGTGTATAAGCCGCTTTATACATAAAACCCTATCGACTGGCAATTAGCCGATAGGGTAACAGAAGTAACGAATAAATGAGTTGTTAGTAGAGACCGCTTTTGAACCGGAAGTTACAGCACGGAATCAGTGCCTTCGTCTTCTTCATCTTGTTCTTCAGACAGTACAGCCCACACGTCGTGTTCGTTAGCGTGAATAACTTCAGCCCATACACGATCGCCCGGTTTTACGTCATAAACACCGTTTAAGTGAACCAGGCCGTCAACTTCTGGTGCATCTGCGTAAGTACGACCAACTGCTCCTTCTGCATCGACACTGTCAATAACAACTTGATATTCGTTACCGATTCTAGCTTGTAAACGAGCTTGGCTTATCTCACCCTGTACTTCCATAAAGCGCGCAAGGCGCGCTTGTTTTATATCGTCTGGTACTGGGTCAGGCAGGTCGTTTGCTCTTGCTCCTTCAACGGGTGAATATGCAAATGCGCCAACGCGATCAAGCTGGGCCTCACGAAGGAAATCCAATAGTTCTTCAAACTCTTCTTCTGTTTCGCCCGGAAAGCCAACAATAAATGTGGAACGAATGACAAGCGACGGGCATTGCTCGCGCCATTTCTTAACACGTTCAAGAACGCGTTCGGCACTGCCTGGACGCTTCATTAATTTGAGGATGCGTTTATTGGCATGTTGGAAGGGAATATCCAAGTATGGAAGAATTTTTCCTTCGTTCATTAGCGGTATTAGGTCATCAACGTGTGGGTAGGGGTATACATAGTGTAAACGGACCCAAATACCCATTTCACCAAGCTTTTCACACAGTTGCTGCATGTGTGCTTTAACAGGCATGCCGTTCCAGAACCCCGTTCTGTGCTTAACATCAACACCATAAGCGCTTGTATCTTGTGAAATAACCAATAATTCTTTCACGCCCGCTTCTTTTAGACGCTTGGCTTCATCAAGCACATTGCCCACTGGGCGGCTGACAAGGTCGCCACGCATAGAAGGGATAATGCAGAACGTGCAACGGTGGTTACATCCTTCTGAAATTTTCAGGTACGCATAGTGACGCGGCGTTAATTTTACACCATGGTCAGGAATGAGGTCTTCAAACGGGTTGTGATGTGGTTTTGGAAGATGATCGTGTACTTGTTCCACTACCGTTTCGTAGGCATGAGGGCCAGTAATCGCTAACACGTTCGGGTGAAGCTCTCTAATTTCGTCCTCTTTAACACCTAGGCAGCCAGTCACGATAACTTTACCGTTTTCCTTAAGTGCTTCACCGATGGTATCTAGCGACTCTTCAACTGCCGCATCAATGAAGCCACACGTATTAACGATAACGAGATCAGCATCGTTATAGGTAGGGACGACGTCATAACCCTCGGTGCGAAGTTGAGTAAGAATACGCTCAGAATCAACTAAGTTCTTAGGGCAACCTAAGCTAACAAAACCAATTCTGCTGCCATTGCTTTGCTGCGAAGGTTTGTTATCACTTAATACCTTCACTGGCGTTTCTAGCGTGGTGGTTTTATTTACTACTTTGTTTGGATTAAACGTTTCTACTGTCATCTAAAATATCACCTGGAAAATGACTGAGCTTAAAATGGCCGCGGATTATACAGGAAAACCCGCGTAGACGCAGTATATATGTTTAGCGTTAACGATATAAGTTGTTAGCGCATACTTAGAGTAGCGCGTCGGAAAACGTTTTTGGGGGGTATGAAAATTAAAAGCGACAGATTATACGGTTAAAGCAACAACAAGAAGGTTTAAAAAAGCGTTGTCTACCCCCACTTTAGTCACTTCTTAGAGATAAATAACATCAGGACTTATGGTGTTCTGAAGATTCAAAGTTACAAACATAGAAGTGAAAATATGCTCAAATTACCGCTAGCTTTTTATGATGAGTCAGGGAGAATACTACCGCCACGTTGGCTCTATAGCGTACTTATTCTTCTTTGCATAGATTGGTTAGCGTTTATATTTTCTCTAGCTTCTCGTACTCAAACCATTGAACTACTCGCATTTTTTTACCCGCAAAAAGAAAGCTTGGGTTTAGGGCTAGCAGCCAGTTTACCCGTGTTAATGGCTTTGGTTTTAGTTAGTCAGCGTGAACGTTTGTGGAAAAAAGAGTATTTAGCTTGGCGAAAATGGGTTATACCACTGGCTCAGTTGGGTGTACTGGCACTCTTAAGCGTTCAGCTATATTACACAATGCACCATCACTGGGGGTTTGAAACTATTACGGGCGTGAAAATCGTTTTTTACAGCATAGCTTTATATGCTATTTCCAAGAGTCGCCACTTGAAGTGGATGGTAGAGGATTGGGAGACGCCCAATCCCTGAAAGTATGGTTCCCCAGAACTAATACCGAGAAATGCGCTAACCGAAAGAAGCGTCATCCGAGAGAGCCAGCAGCCGTGCAACTTAATTATACTGGAAGTTGATTAACTACAAGGCCGATAGACATTTAGTGACTACCTAAGTGGTTGCCCAGCGCTTGTTCATAATAAGAATTAACGCTTATTTGACTGTCATTGACCAGCCGCTCATAGCAAATACCTGCTAATGCGTAGGTATTTTCACCAACCTTCAAAAATACGGCTGGCGCTTTTGGATTAGACTGATCGTAAACCCACTCGCCATCTAACTGTGCTTTTAAAATTTCGCCGACATAAGCGCCGAAGATATTGCAAATAGTGAAGACAGCTTCATCTTCTAACGCTAAATCGTGATATTTATCTACGAAACTAAGTAAAATGTCGTCCACCAGTGCTACGCTAGCGGGTGAGTGGTCGAGTACAATATCGAACTCATCAGCTGCTGTTACCACAGCGTCCTTCGCGCAATCTGCCATTAATTTATTGAGTTCATCAGGTGACATGTTGTTCTCCTTCTCACCGATACTTTTGTTATAACAAGCTAACGCTTAAAAAGTCGTTAAGACAAGGTGTTATAAGTTTTTGACTATTGTGCGCAAGTTATCGGCCAAAGTCTATTTTTGTCCAGTTAATCTATTTATTACACTTGCAGCGGCAAACATACCAAAGGTGGCGGTTACCGTGACCACAGCACCAAAGCCGCCAGCACAGTCTAGTCGAGTACCACCTTCCATTGCAGATTTGTTGTAACAAACCGAGCCGTCAGGTTGTGGGTAGCGCAATTGCTCTGTTGAATAGATACATTCAACGCCAAAGCGGCGTTTTGGATTTTTACTAAAATTATAGTTACGTCTAAGCTCACTGCGTAGCTTAGCTGCTAGGGGGTCTTGCGTTGTTTTAGCTAAATCGCCTTTAGTGACTTGAGTTGGGTCTATTTGACCGCCCGCACCGCCAACCGTAACAATGGGAATTTTGTTGCGTTTACAGTGAGCTATCATCGCCGCTTTAGCGCGAATACTGTCGGTAGCATCAACCACAGCGTGCATTTCTTTATTTAACAATGTGGCTGTATTTTCAGGTGTAACGAAATCCTCGACACAGATCACGTTGCAAGCTGGGTTTATCAAGTTTATCCGAGCTGCAATTGCGTCGACCTTTGCTTCTCCGATAGTGTTTGAGAGCGCATGTATCTGTCGGTTCGTGTTCGTAACGCAAACATCATCCAAATCAATAAGTGTAATAGTGCCTACGCCTGAACGAGCCAGTGCTTCGGCAGTCCAACTTCCTACACCACCAATGCCGACTACGGCTACATGACTATTGGCTAAATTATTGGTTTGCTGCGCGCCATACAAGCGCACGATACCGCCTAAACGAGGGTCATCAGACATGCTTCACTTCACTTAAAAAATAAACTAACAAAGGCGTGTGCTAACGTTTAAACGTACGAACACGCTAGCAGGGCGCGCATCATCTCAAAAGTGCACACTAAAGATCAATACACTCCAGTTTTTTCGAATAATAAATCCGATTTTAAGCGACATACGTTCTACCCAATACATGTTTAAATGAATGCATTGTTTAATGAAGTAATAAAAAGGGGCAGGCATATGGGCTTACTCGTTGATGGGAAGTGGCAAGATAAATGGTATGACACCAGTAAAAGCGGTGGCAAATTCGAACGTCAAGCATCTAAGTTTCGTGACACAATTAACAAAAGCGGCGAAGCAACTTTCCCAGCTGAGTCAGACCGCTATCACCTTTATGTTTCGTTAGCCTGCCCATGGGCCCACAGAGCGCTTATATTTAGAAAGCTTAAGGGACTGGAGTCGCATATTGATGTTTCAGTAGTACATCCCGAAATGCTTGGTCAAGGATGGGAATTTAAAGACTATCCGGGGTCGACGGGTGATAAGCTTTATAACTTTGATTATGCGCATCAAATTTACACCAAGGCTAATCCTGAGATAACTACTCGTGTTACCGTTCCAATTCTTTGGGACAAGCAATCTGAAACCATCGTGAATAACGAATCTGCGGAGATTATTCGTATTTTTAATAGTGGGTTTAACTCACTTACTAATAATGACGACGATTATTACCCAGAAGCGTTACGCGAAGAAATCGATACCATCAATAACATGGTATATCACGACATAAATAATGGCGTGTACAAAGCTGGATTTGCTACAACGCAAGAGGCTTATGAAGAGGCAGTAACTGCATTGTTCTGCGCCCTAGATAGGGTTGAAGAAAGGTTGAGCAAACAACGTTATTTGGTTGGCAGTAAAATAACAGAAGCAGACTGGCGCTTATTTACTACGCTGATACGCTTCGACGCTGTGTATCACGGGCATTTTAAATGCAATAAAAAGCAAATCGCAGACTATCCAAATATCTACGGCTATATGAAAGAACTCTATCAAGTTCCGGGCGTTGCTGAAACGGTAAACTTCGACCATATCAAAAGGCACTATTACTACAGCCACACTATGATAAATCCAACCCAGGTAATCCCCGTCGGGCCTGAGCAAGATCTTATGTCGCCTCACGGTCGCGATAAAATGGGACGTTGAAGCACTCAAGATCGGTAATACAAAAAGCTAAACGTGAAGCTCGTAAAAGATAGTGAAGGCTAAGATTTAAGGTAGATACACATTATGTCAGTGGAAGTGAGTGAACGAAAATCGATAGAGAAAGTGGTTACAGGTATGCCAACAAGTGATGGCGCGGGGGTGTCGCTTACTCGTATTATCGGACAACCTGATCTACCTCGCCTCGATCCCTTTTTAATGTTGGATTTTTTTGGTTCAGATAATCCAGGTGAATACATTGCTGGTTTTCCACCACATCCTCACCGTGGTTTTCAGACAGTTACTTATATGCTTGCAGGAAAAATGCGCCATAAAGACTCTGTAGGCAATGAGGGGGTTATTGATGCTGGTGGCATTCAATGGATGAATGCGGGTCGAGGCATAATACATGAAGAAATGCCAGAGCAGGAGGAGGGCTTGTTACAAGGCTTTCAGCTGTGGGTGAATCTTCCGGCCGAAGAGAAAATGTCAGCGCCGAACTATCAAGACATACAGCCAGAAATTGTTCCGACAGTACACATTCAAGATGCAGTAATCAAAGTGTTAGCGGGTGAAATTGACGGTGTGAAAGGGCCTGTGAAGACAACGGCGGTTGCTCCTACTTTTTTAGACGTTGCACTACGAAGCGGGAGTTCGGAAATTACACTGGGGTCGGATGAAGCTGCCTTTATTTACGTGTACGAGGGAATCGTGGTCATTAATAGCGACGAACTTAGCAAAGAAACTATTGTGTCGCAGGGAGAGCTGGGCGCTTTGTCACAAAGTGGCAAGCAGCTATCTGTATCCACTGATACGGGTTGTAAGTTTATAGTGGTCTCAGGTAAACCTATTGAAGAGCCTGTGGTCCAATATGGACCTTTTGTAATGAACACTCAGCAGGAAATTGTTCAGGCATTTAACGATTACCAAAGCGGTTCATTAGCAAAGTAGATAAAAGGTTTGCCTGTTTTGATTCGACTATGGGTAATTATCTATGCGGACTTGTATTAGACTGGGCTTTTAATCAATACCTCTTCATTAGGTTCAGCAAGGAGTAGCACTGCCAATGCATTTTGAAAGCGTCGCCGAAAAACACGTGCTAACACTTTTAGAATTTGAGCGTATTAATAGACGCTATTTTGAAATGTCTATAGCACCAAGAGAGGCGGCGTTTTATTCAATAGATGGTGTTGGCAATCACGTTAGTGAGTTTCGCTACTTAAAACAACAGAAAAGAGCATGGGGCTATGTGCTTGTTGACAGGCAGCGAAACAACCAGGTCGTAGCCCGTGCTAATATCAAAAATAGACAAGGCAACAGGGCGGAAATTGGCTATAGAGTTGCCGAAAAAGAATGCGGTAAGGGCATAGCTTCTCGCTGCGTTTTATTTTTGATAGATGAGGCCAAAAGCATGGGCATCACAACGCTTTGTGCTGAAGTCATGGATAACAATCCTGCTTCTGAAAAAGTACTTATAAAAAGTGGCTTTAATCCTACACTATGTTTTTATCGCAAGTATCAGCATCAAGGTGTTCTGTATAACAGTACCCACTTTGAACTTTCGCTTTAGGTTCAGTGATTAAAAAGGTGATAGTCAAACGCTGTGTTATTCAAATTGAATTAGTATTTCACTCTTCCTAATGATTTAATACCAGTATCTTTAAATATATGTTTCCTTCTCTTTTGCGATAAATATAAAGGCCGGTATGTTCCTTTAGGTCGTAAGAGGCGGTAATGTAATCATAAATAGTTAAAACACAGGGAATTTCTATCCAAATGGCGACCCCAATTACCTGCTTTAAAGCGTACGATATCCGTGGCGAATTGAATTCACAGTTAACTGAAGAGGTAGCTTACCGAATTGGTTATGCTTTTGCGCAAGAGCTTGCAGCAAAGACTGTTGTTGTTGGCAGCGATGTACGTCTTACTTCTACTCCGCTGAAACTTGCGTTAAGCGCAGGTCTTATCGATGCTGGAGCTACTGTTACCGACATTGGCATGGCAGGAACCGAAGAAATTTACTTTGCTACCAAACATCTTGGCGTTGACGGTGGTATTGAAGTAACTGCTAGTCACAACCCTATCAACTATAACGGTATGAAACTGGTGAAAGCAGGCTCTGTGCCTATCAGCGGAGACACAGGCCTCAACGCGATTAAAGAAAAAGCAGAAGCGTTAGAGGACAGCTTTGTATCAGAGAGGTTAGGGCATTATACCAATGGCGTTAAGATTGACGCTGATGCGTTTTTCAACGGTACTGCTCATGTAGATGAAGTAAAGCTTTCACAAAGCGATAAATACACTGTGAAATCGTGCATGATGGACTATGTTTCGCACATGCTATCTTATGTCAATCTGAGTAATTTTACGCCTTTAAAGGTAGTGGTTAATGCCGGTAACGGTGCGGCTGGGCCTGCACTTGACGCAATTGAACAAGAAATGAAAGTGCAGGGTGTACCGATTGAATTCATTAAAGTACATCACAACGCAGATGGCACTTTTCCAAATGGTATACCAAACCCTCTTTTACCTGAAAATCGTGCAGACACAGCTGACGCGGTTAAATCATCAGGTGCTGATTTCGGTATTGCATGGGATGGTGACTTCGACCGCTGCTTCTTGTTTGATGCAGACGGTGAATTTATTGAAGGGTATTACATTGTTGGCTTGCTTGCTGAAGCTTTTATCGAGAAAAATGCCGACAGCAAGATCATTTATGACCCACGCGTGTACTGGAACACAGAAGATATCGTAGCGAATGCAGGCGGTACACCGATTAAATCTAAAACAGGCCATGCGTTTATTAAAGAACGTATGCGTAAAGAAGACGCCGTTTACGGCGGAGAAATGAGCGCGCATCACTACTTTAGAGATTTTGCCTACTGTGACTCGGGCATGATCCCTTGGTTATTAATTGCTGAATTGGTATGTGTGAAAAAACAAACGCTCGCAAGTATGGTAAAAGAACGTATTCAGGCGTTCCCATCATCAGGCGAAATTAACAGTAAACTTAAAGATGCTGACGCGGCACTTGAACGTGTAACCAGTAAGTATCAACCTCTCGCGAGCGTTATCGACACAACTGACGGATTAGGATTAGAATTCGATACATGGCGCTTCAACTTGCGTAAATCGAACACTGAACCAGTTATCCGATTGAATGTTGAAAGCAAAGGCGACATCGCGCTGATGGAACAAAAAACAGAAGAGTTACTTTCACTTATACGCGCTGAATAATTACCTTGCGCTTCTGAAAATACTGTAAGGTAAAAGAACTAAGGCGATAATAATGTTTCATTATTATCGCCTTTTTTATTTGTGAAGAAATTGGTGGAATTAATAATACTATCAGTGGCTTAAAGGTTTCATTTCCTGGTTATGCGTAACGGTAAATTGGCCGTTTCCGAGCACACATGCTACATCTATACGGTATCTATACCAGCAAATAAATCATCCAGGCGTGACAGATAACCACAACGCTAGTTAAGCCCATACGCAAACTGATATAACTTACAATCTGCTCTTTAGGAAGGCTTAGCGTGAACTTGTCATAGATTAATACTGCAACGTAGCTAAGTGACAATACGCCAAAAGCTTTTACATCATGTGAGAATACTAAACACAGCCACCCTACGATTGTTGGCAACATTGCGATAAGCATTTGCTTGCCATAGCGTTGGTTACTTACTGCGTCCCACCAATGAATACCTCCAAAGAAAGATAACAACACAGCTGAGTACTGCACAAAATAAACGGCACTTTGCGTTAGTGATAACAAATTAAGCTGATAGGCTAGTGGCATTGCTAGAAAAGGAATAAGACCGGCGATACCTAAAAAAACCGCAGAATAGGGCATGGATGTTCCTTGACGATAGTTGTATAAACAAAAATAGCGCCATGAAGGCGCTATTTTTACTATTAAGCGTAATACTTAGTTCAGTGTTACCTGAATAATTACTTAATCGGCGTGTACTTACGCTGGCTGTGGCCAGTGTAAAGCTGACGAGGACGACCGATCTTCTGTTTAGGGTCGCTCATCATTTCATGCCAGTGTGAAATCCAGCCTACTGTACGAGACAGAGCGAAGATACACGTAAACATGTTGGTAGGAATACCAATTGCCTTAAGAACGATACCTGAGTAGAAATCTACGTTAGGGAACAATTTCTTCTCTGCGAAGTACGGGTCGCTCAACGCAATTTTTTCAAGTTCCATTGCTACTTCAAGTAGTGGATCTTTAACGTTAAGTTCGCTTAGTACTTCGTGGCAGCTTTCACGCATTACTGTGGCACGAGGGTCGTGGTTTTTGTAAACGCGGTGACCAAAGCCCATAAGACGGAACGGGTCGCTCTTGTCTTTTGCACGAGCAATAAACTCTGGAATGCGGTCTACAGTACCGATTTCTTCAAGCATGTTCAGACACGCTTCGTTGGCGCCGCCGTGAGCAGGGCCCCAAAGTGATGCAACACCTGCAGCAATACATGCATATGGGTTTGCACCAGATGAACCAGCAAGACGAACGGTAGACGTTGAAGCATTTTGCTCGTGGTCAGCATGAAGAGTAAAGATACGGTCCATCGCGCGCTCAACAGCTGGGCTGATTTGATACTCTTCTGCAGGAACAGAAAACATCATGTTCAGGAAGTTAGCTGCGTAGCTAAGGTCATTACGTGGGTAAACGAATGGTTGACCGATGTTGTACTTGTAGCACATAGCAACAAGCGTTGGCATCTTAGCGATTAGACGGTGTGCGCTGCGTTTGCGTTGCTCTTCGTTAGAAACATCTAAATCACTATGGTAGAACGAAGACATAGCACCAACGGTACCGCATAGCATTGCCATAGGGTGCGCGTCGTTGCGGAAACCGTGGAAGAACATGTTGATTTGTTCGTGTACCATGGTGTGACGTGTAATCGTCTCTTTAAATTCTTCGTATTGTTCTTTTGTTGGTGCATCACCGTGAAGAAGCATGTGACAAACTTCTAGGTAGTCTGCGTCACGTGCAAGTTCTTCGATAGGGAAACCGCGGTGTAATAAAACACCTTGAGCGCCATCAATGTAGGTAATTGAAGACTCGCAAGATCCTGTCGCCATAAAACCTGGGTCGTACGTGAAATAACCGTGCTGGCCTAACGTACGGACATCGATTACATCTTGTCCTTCGGTGCCAGACAAGATAGGAAGCTCGATTTCCTTACCGCCGGCTTTAAGAATGGCTTTCTGATCTGCCATAAAATGCTCTCCTCAGAATGGTTCTGTTTGCAGCGAAAACGGACGAAAATATCCGCTTCGGTGGGAAAAGTGGGCGTATTTGTACTTTATTATGCACCACCAAGTCAATTTAATTGCATATTTGAACAATAAATATTCTGAATTGCTTAAAAAAATACTAGCAATTAACTAACGTTCAATTAACTTAGTGGTAAATCACTTTGCCCGATACAGTGCAATTATCAATTGCTTTTCGACAAAGGTAAACCACCGATTAATAAATATATTAACAGGTTAGATTAAAAAGTAACCTCTTCATGAAGAATAATTACGCATTCAGATTAAAAGTGCTTAATTTCTTATTGATATGCATAGTTATTCTATTTAGCTACTGATAAACTTCGATTTACTGTAATTGCACTCGTTATAACGTGTTGCGCTCAATTTTGATCTCTTTTTTAGCAAAATAATTATCACAAAAGTGCGTATAGCGACT encodes:
- a CDS encoding citrate synthase — protein: MADQKAILKAGGKEIELPILSGTEGQDVIDVRTLGQHGYFTYDPGFMATGSCESSITYIDGAQGVLLHRGFPIEELARDADYLEVCHMLLHGDAPTKEQYEEFKETITRHTMVHEQINMFFHGFRNDAHPMAMLCGTVGAMSSFYHSDLDVSNEEQRKRSAHRLIAKMPTLVAMCYKYNIGQPFVYPRNDLSYAANFLNMMFSVPAEEYQISPAVERAMDRIFTLHADHEQNASTSTVRLAGSSGANPYACIAAGVASLWGPAHGGANEACLNMLEEIGTVDRIPEFIARAKDKSDPFRLMGFGHRVYKNHDPRATVMRESCHEVLSELNVKDPLLEVAMELEKIALSDPYFAEKKLFPNVDFYSGIVLKAIGIPTNMFTCIFALSRTVGWISHWHEMMSDPKQKIGRPRQLYTGHSQRKYTPIK